Proteins from a genomic interval of Equus quagga isolate Etosha38 chromosome 13, UCLA_HA_Equagga_1.0, whole genome shotgun sequence:
- the LOC124249934 gene encoding zinc finger protein 585A-like yields the protein MTMPANWTSPQKSLVLAPEERGSSCEGSVSFKDVAVDFSREEWQHLDLAQRNLYRDVMLETYSHLLSVGYQVPEPEVFMLEQGKEPWALQAESQYQSCPEELWQIGDEVKSCQPRENKSLRDVAFIKKILTTERDYEYKNIRKIIHVNRNISSLRRPHQCDSFGNALKHNLDLHSHNRNSASKNINKITEYGKISSCTDHECTPAGEKLWDHNQYGKILSYKQAPSQHQKIHTGEKSYECAEFGKIFTQKPQLKVHLKVHTGEKLYVCIDCGKAFVQKPEFITHQRTHTREKPYKCSECGKAFFQVSSLFRHQRIHTGEKLYECSECGKGFSYNSDLSIHQKIHTGERHHECTDCGKAFTQKSTLRMHQKIHTGERSYICIECGQAFIQKTHLIAHRRIHTGEKPYECNNCGKSFISKSQLQVHQRVHTRMKPFICTEYGKVFSGSSNLITHKKVQIREKSSVCTECGKAFTYRSELIIHQRIHTGEKPYECSNCGKAFTQKSALTVHQRIHTGEKSYVCLKCGLAFIQKAHLIAHQIIHTGEKPYKCSHCGKSFTSKSQLHVHKRIHTGEKPYMCTKCGKAFTNRSNLITHQKTHTGEKSYICPKCGKAFTQRSDLITHQRIHTGEKPYECSTCGKAFTQKSHLNIHQKIHTGERQYECHECGKAFNQKSILIVHQKIHTGEKPYVCTECGRAFIRKSNFITHQRIHTGEKPYECSDCGKSFTSKSQLLVHQPIHTGEKPYVCAVCGKAFSGRSNLSKHQKTHTGEKPYICSECGKTFRQKSELIIHHRIHTGEKPYECSDCGKSFTKKSQLQVHQRIHTGEKPYVCAECGKAFTDRSNLNKHQTTHTGDKPYKCVVCGKGFVQKSVLNVHQSIHT from the exons GGATCAGTGTCCTTCAAGGACGTGGCTGTAGATTTCAGCAGAGAGGAGTGGCAGCATCTAGACCTTGCTCAAAGAAACCTGTACcgagatgtgatgctggagacctACAGCCACCTGCTCTCAGTAG GGTATCAAGTTCCTGAACCAGAGGTTTTCATGTTGGAGCAGGGGAAGGAGCCATGGGCACTGCAGGCTGAGAGCCAGTATCAGAGCTGTCCAG AAGAATTGTGGCAGATTGGTGACGAGGTAAAGAGCTGTCAGccaagagaaaacaaatctttaaGAGATGTTGCTTTCATCAAGAAAATATTGACTACAGAGAGAGATTATGAATATAAGAACATTAGGAAAATAATTCATGTGAACCGAAACATTTCTTCCCTAAGACGACCCCATCAGTGTGACTCATTTGGAAATGCTTTGAAGCATAATTTAGATTTACACAGTCATAATAGAAACAGTGCATCAAAGAACATTAATAAGATTACCGAATATGGTAAAATTTCTTCCTGTACTGACCATGAGTGTACTCCAGCAGGAGAGAAATTATGGGACCATAATCAATATGGAAAAATCCTCAGCTATAAACAAGCACCCTCtcaacatcagaaaattcatactgGGGAGAAATCTTATGAATGTGCTGAATTTGGAAAGATCTTCACCCAGAAGCCACAACTCAAGGTACACCTGAAagttcacacaggagaaaaactCTATGTATGTATTGACTGTGGGAAGGCTTTTGTACAGAAGCCAGAATTCATTACACATCAGAGAACCCACACTAGAGAGAAGCCCTAtaagtgcagtgaatgtggaaaagcttTTTTCCAAGTATCTTCTCTTTTCAggcatcagagaattcatactggagaaaaactctatgaatgcagtgaatgtgggaaaggcTTCTCTTATAACTCAGATCTCAGTatacatcagaaaattcatacGGGAGAGAGACATCATGAATGCACTGATTGTGGCAAAGCATTCACACAAAAGTCCACACTCAGGATGCATCAGAAAATTCATACAGGTGAGAGATCCTATATATGTATTGAATGTGGCCAGGCCTTCATCCAGAAGACACACTTGATTGCACATcgaagaattcatactggagaaaaaccatatgaatGCAATAACTGTGGAAAGTCCTTCATTTCCAAGTCACAACTCCAGGTACATCAACGAGTTCACACAAGAATGAAACCCTTTATATGCACCGAATATGGGAAAGTCTTCAGTGGTAGCTCCAACCTCATTACACATAAGAAAGTTCAAATTAGAGAGAAATCTTCTGTTTGTACTGAATGTGGTAAGGCCTTTACCTATAGGTCAGAGTTGATtatacatcagagaattcacactggagaaaaaccttATGAATGCAGCAATTGTGGAAAAGCCTTCACTCAGAAGTCAGCACTCACAgtgcatcagagaattcatacaggagaaaaatcatatgtatGCCTGAAATGTGGGCTAGCCTTCATCCAGAAGGCACACTTGATTGCACATCAAATAATTCATACGggagagaaaccttataaatgtaGTCACTGTGGGAAATCCTTTACTTCCAAGTCACAACTGCACGTGCATAAACgaattcatacaggagagaaaccctatatgTGCACTAAATGTGGGAAAGCATTCACCAACAGGTCAAATCTCATTACACATCAGAAAACTCATACAGGAGAAAAATCCTATATATGTCCTAAATGTGGCAAGGCCTTCACACAAAGGTCAGACTTGATTacacatcagagaattcatactggagagaaaccttatgaatgcagTACCTGTGGAAAAGCCTTCACCCAGAAGTCACATCTCAATATACACCAGaaaattcacactggagagagacAGTATGAATGccatgaatgtgggaaagctttcaaccAGAAATCAATACTCATTGTGCATCAGAAaattcatacaggagagaaaccctatgttTGCACTGAGTGTGGAAGAGCCTTCATCCGGAAGTCAAACTTCATTactcatcagagaattcatactggagaaaaaccttaTGAATGCAGTGATTGTGGGAAATCCTTCACCTCCAAATCTCAGCTCCTGGTGCATCAACCaattcacacaggagaaaaaccgtatgtgtgtgctgtgtgtgggaaagcctttagtgGCAGGTCAAATCTCAGTAAACACCAAAAaactcacactggagaaaagcccTACATCTGTTCTGAATGTGGGAAGACCTTCAGACAGAAGTCAGAGTTGATTATACATCatagaattcatactggagagaagcctTATGAATGCAGTGACTGTGGCAAATCTTTTACTAAGAAATCACAGCTCCAAGTGCATCAACgaattcacacaggagagaagcctTATGTGTGTGCtgagtgtgggaaggccttcacTGACAGGTCAAATTTGAATAAACACCAGACAACACACACTGGAGACAAACCCTACAAGTGTGTGGTCTGTGGGAAAGGCTTCGTTCAGAAGTCAGTGCTCAATGTGCACCAGAGTATTCACACTTGA